The nucleotide window AAGAAATCCGTTTATCGTGTACACCATGATCAGTATCCTGTCTGTCTTGATCCCCACCAGCTTCGACGCTTCCATGTTCCCTCCTATCGCATAGATCCTTCGCCCCGTCACTGTGTACTTCAAAAATATGTGGGCTATCACCCCTATCACCGCCATGTAGATCACCGGTACCGGCACTGGCCCTACCATTCCTTGCCCGTGCACTGTGAAGCTCTCTGGAAACGGTGATATGGGCCATCCCCCGCTCATCACGTACGCAAGTCCTCTCCCTACGCTCAACATTCCCAATGTGCTGATGAACGGTGCTAACCTCGCCTTCGTGATCAAAAGCCCGTTCGCAAGCCCAAAGCCTACTCCTACCGCCAATCCTATGACCACACTCAAAAATGGTGACAAACCCTTCTCATTCATCAAAAGCCCCATCACTACACTCGCCGCCCCAAGTATGGACCCTACCGACAAATCTATCCCAGATGTGATGATCACCATCGTCATCCCAAATGACATGATCGCTATGAACGATACGTTCAGTATCACCGTGAATATGTTCTCCACTGTCAAAAATTCTCTCGTCGTTACCCCTAAAAACACCACTATCGCTATGAGTATTAGAAATATCCCCGCTTCCCTCGCCTTGAACAGCTTTTTCCACAACTCAACCACGCCTCCTCACCATTGTTTTT belongs to Thermotoga sp. Mc24 and includes:
- a CDS encoding ABC transporter permease is translated as MVELWKKLFKAREAGIFLILIAIVVFLGVTTREFLTVENIFTVILNVSFIAIMSFGMTMVIITSGIDLSVGSILGAASVVMGLLMNEKGLSPFLSVVIGLAVGVGFGLANGLLITKARLAPFISTLGMLSVGRGLAYVMSGGWPISPFPESFTVHGQGMVGPVPVPVIYMAVIGVIAHIFLKYTVTGRRIYAIGGNMEASKLVGIKTDRILIMVYTINGFLAAFAGFLLTAWLGVAQPNAGQGYELDVIAATVIGGTSLSGGEGTIL